gtagggtaccggagagacccgcggctctccctcggtggcggagagagttgtggcctgagacgccatccgccgagtcaccatgggatggatatgccgaggatcccgatggatgactggcgggtggtacaccgctggctcggctcgagagggagccggaggaggcggcgtcggtgacggctccggtgtaggcgtcgcaggagcctccgaaGCAGGAGGCGAATctggtgtcggcgccgaacgacgccggtgcACCTggaccggctgagcgtaccgctgcggcgccggtgtcggcgccgaccggcgccggtacacctgcaccggctaagCGTACCACGTAGGTGCAGGgaaaggcaccggggccgcgcgtggcacagcgggagacaccgggtccgcgcgaaGCACGATcgaaggtccgggggccgcgcgtggcgcgaccgcgggcactgGGGTCGCGCTCGGCGcaacagggatcaccggaagcggtgccgatgcgccgggaaaacctgcagggaaaggacaaacaggtaacggtggctgaaacaccgggtcagtcggaaacagagactccagctcggggtcatgagaaggagtggaggaggtggagtaggggaaatccgactcgtcaaagacgacgtgtcgggagatcaggacgcagcgagaggtgaggtcaaagcatcggtaccccttgtggtcaggggagtaccttAGGAACACACAATGAGTCGAGcagggcgccagcttgtgagaagcggtggcagaggtgttagggtaacacgcacacccgaagacccgaaggtggtcgtagcgaggaggggtaccgaagagagcgtggtgtggagtgggagcagaagaagcagtggacggaagacggttgagcaggtaggtgacggtgtggaggctctcagcccagaagcgcgggggcagagaggcctggatcagaagggtgcgcacgacgtcgttcgtcgttcgaatcatccgctcagtctTCCCGTTCtggggagaggtatacggacaagacatatgCAGCTggacaccccgagagaggaagaaagaacgggaggtggagttatcgaactcccgcccgttgttgcactggacggccttaacggtgaggccgaactgagtggacacccaggcaaagaagtggaggagggtgggaaaagtctcagacttggcgcgcaaagggaaagtccaagagtaatgcgAGAAATCGTCCACcatgaccagataatatttgtagccagacatgctgagtacatgagatgtccacaggtcacagtgaattagatcaaaagcatgcgcagcatgcgaagaagaagaagaaaacagaagtctaacatgacgacctaactagcacgcatggcagaggtgctcagcaggagccctagtacatgaaACTTCGGTACTACggctgagctgagccaaaacgtcgcggccggggtgaccaagccggcggtgccaggtggtggaggaaggcgtcacggcaaaagtagtagacgaagaagccgaaggcgaggcagcggaagcaggaagccgaagagtgtaaaggggccccgggctgtcacatcggaggagcggacgccggaaagccgaatccttcacagtaagaccagaggagtcaaattcgatagaacaggagttgtcagcagtaaactagcgaatagaaagaaggttgtgaaccatttgaggagcgacaagaacattaggaaggcaaggagcagaacccacggcggtgacaggaaggcaagacccatcgccaaccatgatagaagaaggacacGAGGGGTGtaggggtcggacagaagagaggataccggtatcaggagtggtgtggaatgaggcacccgagtcggcgatccactcggtgctggccggcagcgtcagtcccatggtgttgaaggactgcgccagagcggcctggtcccaccaacaggccaggtcggctgctggccgggctgagcgggcggggtccaagACGGCGCGAAGAGGGGAGCGGCaccagtgaacatggccgccggctggagctgaggacgaggcccccctcccggaccctggaacggccacatcgagatgcgccctgaccatgggttgctgaaggatggccaaagtgtacctccaggggcaggggtAGGAGCGGGAGCTAGAGCCGGAGGCGGCGTGCCTCGACGGCCCCCACCGACACCGGTAGTCGCAGGagcagggccaccagtaccACCACCACTCCGTCCCCCTACCGGCGATGTCCACGCCCcccctccggtctgcccggctagagcagcaccaaggagcaaggtggcaggagcggcggaggaggccggaggAGCAGCGACGAGCACGGtgggggtggacgaggacgatcTGGGCGTGAGACCCCGCGAGACACCCGATCGGAGACGGGacacccgaggtcgtgaagagcatcggccatgcccttcatcctccggcagaactcaccaacggagaggtccccctgttggaaggtgcggaaggtggcatcgagctggagggcgcagtactcggcgttgccgaggaactgcccctcgagcgccacccaggcctgccgcgcggtgccgccgtgggttctgacgaggtcctgaagatccaaggagatggtcccgaagatccaggacatggcgacgctgtcgaggcgcagctaCACCGCGtcccgcgcctcgatcggcatgtcgaggaggacgtggttgtcgagggcgtagcggcggagggcgagcagaacctggtcccgccagcgtccgtaggaggaggacgtcgggtcgaggaggacggtgaccagggccctgatgttctggacgccggcggcctggaggtggagctgggcgaccatggggtcagtCAGGTCGTgccgggctccagatccagcgggcggggcttggcgggaggaagaggcgccggGCTCGGGATCGACGGGCAGGCCGAAGGAGACGCGGAGgaagcgctccgcctcggcgacgcgGACAGCAgaggcgtcggccgcggcgcgTTCGCGCTCCCAGGCCGGAGGAGCAGCGACGAAGAGCGGCGCATCCGCAGGCGACATCCCGAGCTCGGTCCACGCGGCATCAGGCACGGCGTCAGCGGCGGGCTGCTTGCCCGCGACGACAGCGGCGCGAtggggcgcagcggcggcggcgggatcctgcagcagcagcagcgcggccTGCAGGGCGGCCGGATTGGCGCCCGCGGCCTGCAGCAGCTATACTGCGGCCCGCAGGACGGACGGATCGACGTCGCCGACGGGCTGCTGGGCCCCCgcgccagcagcagcggcggcggcgcgctgcagGCGGCAGGAGCGGCCGGATCCACGGCGTCGGCCTGCTACAGAGCAGCGGCTGCGACCGGagccgcagcggcggcagctgggcgccaggcagcggcggcagcagagGAAGTGGCGGCCGGCCAGGCGCACGGCGCAGCGGCTGCGCCTGCagcagaggaaggggaggagggaaggggagggaaggaggcggcccaggaaggggagaagaggggcggcgccggcggccggccatggctgccggcggcggcggctcggagagaggagagagagatgctaaccctaggctaatgataccatgtaaGAGGGAATAATTGatatattcctccaaccctaaaagggtgggtatatataatacctatacatgggcctctatacacataagctcaatatacaccaacaattACATCATATTTCATTATGAGCAGTAGGACATACTGTCACCAGCAACATCATCTAATTGATTATCATCTAAAAGATAGAAGTGTGCATCTAAGCAAGCAGTAGAATTTGATGTTTACGTTTTTCTTACATGAATACACAAACGCATAGTTAGAATACTAATACTACAATATATTACGTCAAGATGCCATTACATCATATTTCATTATGAGCAGGACATGCTGTCACCAGCAACATCATCTAATTGATTATCATCTAAAAGATTGAAGTGTGCATCTAAGCAAGCAGTAGAATTTGATGTTTACGTTTTGCTTACATGAATACACAAACACATAGTTAGAATACTAATACTACAATAGTTCTGCAATCGTCATTTCCTGCTACTACAATCTGTATCCTTCCCAGCTGCAGTGTTGACTTGTCGGTTGAGATAGGCTTCATAGATCTCCACGACAAGCCTTGGGTCCTTGTCAACAAGCTCCTTGTATTCTTCCCGATCCGCTAGTGTGGACATATTGTCCATGAGCACAGAAAGGGAGGCCTCCAGCAGCTGTTTTGCACTGTGGCGATGTGCAAAGGCATAGTGGGCAATGGCATTTTCGTTGTTCACTTTGGATGTTATGAACTTCTCACAGAAGGTCTTCAGGTGCTTTACTTCATACTTCTCAGCCAACACCAAGAGATCAGATGCCATTTGCTCATCTAGAAGAGCTTCTGCTGTGTACATGTAATGGACAAAAGCACGAAGGACATCATAGGAGACATCATAGATTTTGATGATGCCACTCCTCTCTTCCATCTCACTCTCAAGCATTGCTCTGAAAACAGGAGATCTGCTTGCCTATTTGATAGAAAAAAGTCAGTTTAATGTACAAGGTAATtctaatgcaacaaaaattgcaACCAATCCTGAGAGGTACAATTAACACAAAAATGAGGAATATTTGGAGCAAAACCAACTAAACACTATTGAGGTGAAGCTCAAGCAACTGGAGAAATTAGAAGAATGTTAGCATAACTTTAAAACTAGGAAAAGGTCATGTTGAAGTTACATATGCATCTGGCTAGAATATGCAGTAGcattttttctcgaatacgcggGAGAActgcgtatcattgtattaataGAAGAGAGTCTTACATAGACCCAAACAGACACCCATACAGCCTTTAAACTGAAAGACCTTAATCGCCTATTGCTGTCGAGAAAGATCTGACCATACACCCACTAAGCTATGGCAGCACTAGCAGCATGCAAGGACAGCCCCTTAGCACCAGCTAAACTCCATAAATGGGCTTCCTCCCTAGCATGGGCAAGAGCCGTAGTTATGCTAGGGGTAGCACTATTGAACACACAATCATTTCGAACTTTCCAGATGGTCCAAGCACCAAGCATTAGCATATggaaatgtaaaaaaaaatgaaaaaaagaacgTCCAAATAGTTCATCGATCAAGGATTCTAAACGAAAAGGTGCGGCAGTCACAAAATGAATATATTTTTACCATGTCAAAATAATCCCATCCTGGAGCAAAACTAAAAATTTGTATGTGTATGTGACTATGCCATGTAGTTAATCAGCATTCAGCACCAAGACTAGCAAGATTAACATTTTATTATATTCATGTGACCGTGCCATGGATAATCAGGACTAACAGTGCCTATTCCAGGCATCTCTAATACATTGTATCGTAGGTTTTAATTAAGGAAGAGAGAATGATCTACCTTGTATGCATCAAATTCTCAGGTTAGCTTTAACAAAGCAAAACAACTATAGTACGGACATTTGAGTTATGGGGCCAACAAACGTATTTTAGATAAAGTTGCTGCTCCAATGATTCAAGCCTTGAATAAGCACCTTTAGGGAAAAAGTACTGTATGTTACATTAGAAACCTGGATCATCCAATTTGCCTCATCATTTAGATGATATGTCAAACGTTCCGAACTTCAGATACGGTTGTTGGCATTTAGCATTATAATTGCCTAAAAGCATTTTGAAAGTCTAAATTGTCCAAAGcgtgaaaaagaaaggaaaagatgtGTATGATCTCCTATTGCCCACTCCCTTGAATCAAGATCAAGATTGTAGATGAACACTGATATATGTATGGTTTGTtacattcagaaaaaaaaacgcaAATCGTGAAGATTTTTCATatatgtgcaaaatttgttccATCCACTAGCATACTCCTGGTAAATGTAGTATATTGTTTTAGGTTTAACATGTTTGGGTAGTTTCAGCTATTTCTCATGTGTCCGATCATCAACCGAAATGACCACTGAGAAATTCATGAATAGCCATATGTCGAGAACTCCCAGGGGCTCGAGATCTCCATTGCATGGTGGTATCAGTAGTGGCAAAATGCAAATGGTAACCAGGAACAACCAGTGATTACTGATTACACAGTGGGACAGTGAGCTACTAGAACTATTCAACCGGCTTCTAGGAATCAGAGGTCTAAGAATGAAATAGGAAAGCAAAAACAAGGGGCATCAAGAAACCTCATCACAAACCCataatcttttttttccttctaggACTAGGTTTATTTCATAGGCTAGTCGATCTAGAGGTCTGCCAAGAGCGGAACTATCAAGAACCGCACAAGCGAAGCAATCAAGCATGAATCCCACCAAGAAATCCTCTAACAGCGCAGGGTGAGGTTCAAAGGGGAAGAATTACTCACAAGAATGACGCGGTGGGCGGGGACGGCGGGTGTGTCGGGTGTgcgcgcggcgtcggcgtcgcctcccgcgccggaggaggagcaggaggggatggcgtggaggaggaggtcggaGTGCGGGGCGGATGCGGCGTCGAGGGTGGGGTaggggaggcggaggaagaggaggcgggaTCGGAGGTCGTCGATCTCACGCTTGAGCTCCTCCTCCGTCTCGCTGGCCTCCTCGTAGCACTCCTTGCAGGtgcccgcgtcctcctcctcgtacTCCTCCTTGCACGACTGGCACCACATCTTcggagctcctccgccgccggccgaactCGCCGCCGAGCTACGAGAGCGTCCCTCTCCGGAGTGGtggtgcggccgccgccgattGGACGGCGAAGTGGCGGCGCGGGTGGGTGGGCTTTACCTGGGTTGTCTCACGGGCTCTTTGCGGAGTCAGAATGTGGGCCTCAACTCATTGTCAATGAGCGCATGGTAGCCCGGCCCACTAATGAATATCATTtgtccctcaaaaaaaaaaaactaatgaaTACCATTTCCTTCTCTGTTCATAAACTTCATTCCTCCCATCCAAAATTtatgatgaagaacgatgtaGCTAAATCTTGATGAAAATCATCTAAATTGAAATTTAAGATTTATGTTGTTACATTAATCATATAAAATCATGtgttttttttctgtttctgCATTATTCTAAGCATGGCATATTCTGATCATTAATAATTCACAACCGAAACAACATCGAAGTCATCCCagattaaatattattttaaaaaattatgctTCTGCAGGAATTCGTACATGAACAACTAAGAGATCTAACTATGCTTCAAGCTCGTTCTCACCAATTATCTTTATACCGTTCCGAGCTTCTATGTGTCAATCCCAGTTGTCGTGCTGCCATTCTCTCCAAGCGTGCAGTATAAAGATCAATAAGCATCAACATCTTTTCTTCGAATTTTAGTCATCAAGCTCAAGAATCGTGGAATCATCCTCCAGACTTGATTGATGCTTGCAACCGTGACATGCAGGCATTTACCAAAGCAAGCATGCCTGCAAACATGGGACTAAACAAGTTGCTCCTTGTTTTCCTCATTGCTGCAATGATTGGCAACCTTTGATTTGTCAGTTTCCATGGCCTGCAGCTCACCGCGATGCGCAAACTTGATGGTGTCCTTCCTGAACGTCAGGTAGATCACAGCAGAGATGTAGAGCAGCATAAGAGGGAACACGACGATGCCGATGAGCACGCTAGCGTAAATTGGCATCGAGTTGTGGAAGATCCAGCCAACTAGTCTAGAGCTGAGGAAGTAGATGTTTGTCCCAATAATGATAAACCCGAGGATCCACGAGAACCCAATAATCTGCACGCGGTCAATACATGCATAATTAGttaaggaaataaaataatttgtGCATTCATACACAAAATTGTTAAATTCTACTGACTTCTATACATACATAGATGGAGTTCTTATTTTCTCCCATCTTGTTGCTACTACTGCTGAACTTTAGAAGTGGGATGAGAGCAAAGGGTAGCTCAACTGACAATATCATCTGCACCAAAGTTACAGTAAGTTAACCGAATCAATCAACAAGATTTTCTCTATACAACCAGAAGATTCAGTTCATCCAATTAGATCAGCTAATTAATCAGAAGATTTCTGTAAATGATGTTTGTATAGACAAATGGTGGATGCACCAGATTAAGGAAAACAATACCGATGCAATGATGATGAGACGGCCAGCACCGCTGGACCCACCGATGATGGCAACGATTAAGCTAGGTACAATGGCAATACTGCGAGTCATCAAGTTCCTCAACCACTGTTTCATCTTGATGTCCAAGAAACCCTGAGCAAAAAGACAAAGTCATGCAAAACGTAGATCAGGTATAGGTACGACTGCTTGTAGGTTTAGCACGTGAAATGTGGTGGTTATGTAGAACAGTTTAGATACACTGGGGAAGAAGATACTAGCTCTGATATGGTTTGGTTTTCTGAGCGAAAACAGTAGGGACAAAATGATCTGATTACCTTGGAGTTAGGACAGATGCAGATCCTTTGTGCATCTTCAGACATTATGTTCTTAAGTGTGTGTATATATTAAAAAACCCAAAATGATGTAGAACTTGTACAGTTGGTGATAAATTTACTAAATCCATTCTCACGTGACAAATCTGAATTCTTTTACAAATAACAAATCCCACTTGATATCAAACATTCTGTGACTTCATCTATTAGACCAGAAGTAGTACCTGCATGATGTATTGCCCAGCGTAAGTGCCAGTGATGGTTGAGCTTATTCCACAGGCCAGGAGTGCCACGCCATATACA
This portion of the Panicum virgatum strain AP13 chromosome 2N, P.virgatum_v5, whole genome shotgun sequence genome encodes:
- the LOC120659702 gene encoding BTB/POZ domain-containing protein At4g08455-like; this translates as MWCQSCKEEYEEEDAGTCKECYEEASETEEELKREIDDLRSRLLFLRLPYPTLDAASAPHSDLLLHAIPSCSSSGAGGDADAARTPDTPAVPAHRVILASRSPVFRAMLESEMEERSGIIKIYDVSYDVLRAFVHYMYTAEALLDEQMASDLLVLAEKYEVKHLKTFCEKFITSKVNNENAIAHYAFAHRHSAKQLLEASLSVLMDNMSTLADREEYKELVDKDPRLVVEIYEAYLNRQVNTAAGKDTDCSSRK